The proteins below come from a single Metarhizium brunneum chromosome 1, complete sequence genomic window:
- the LAC12_0 gene encoding Lactose permease, producing MLRSTPSGTWLPSWTPESTSTLSVFLMLCSVVQSTTGGYDGSMLNGLNILPSYTDYFKLTPATQGLNTASVFIGGFFGPMVGGVMSDKLGRRPALFWASIITMAGIVLQSAAQNVAMFVVARVVLGFGGGISNVAAPVYLSETFPSRWRAWGVGLLNNFYYVGALMAAGVTLGTGKWDSTWAWRCPSLLQGVFSLICILILPFVPESPRWLIRQDRYEDARLVVAQTNADGNLTDPVAMTVYQEIVDTLEWEKKQGRTMSPLEIVQNPVARKRVLIGGSAGPFSCIAGNIIASYYLGNELSTAGVTSSDDQLKANVVLNVWCLACCLAGTQLAASWGRKSTALLSQGLLIACLFIIGGLSKIYADNPGGASKGLIYGDVAVMFLFQGFYSIAWTPLLTLYPPEVMDYPTRANGVAFSQFTLNGLAMLLVFVMPIGLDNIGWRLYMINGSWDVITFLLIAVFWVETKGKTLEEIDAIFERERHSSAPGVEDVRKRRITVDEVQMEKQLQHQDVRVRETLGQ from the exons ATGTTGCGATCAACACCATCGGGAACTTGGCTCCCCTCGTGGACTCCCGAGTCCACATCGACCTTGTCCGTCTTCCTGATGCTCTGCTCCGTGGTCCAGTCCACCACGGGCGGCTACGACGGATCCATGCTCAACGGACTCAACATCTTGCCTTCGTACACTGACTATTTCAAGCTCACACCCGCGACGCAGGGCCTCAACACGGCGTCCGTCTTCATCGGGGGTTTCTTCGGCCCCATGGTCGGGGGCGTCATGTCTGATAAACTCGGACGGCGACCAGCCCTGTTCTGggcatccatcatcaccatggctggcATCGTCCTGCAGAGCGCGGCGCAGAACGTAGCCATGTTTGTCGTGGCTCGCGTCGTGCTCGGATTCGGGGGCGGCATCAGCAACGTTGCCGCCCCGGTGTATCTCAGCGAAACCTTTCCAAGTCGCTGGCGTGCCTGGGGCGTTGGT CTGCTGAACAACTTCTATTACGTCGGTGCGCTGATGGCGGCGGGCGTTACCCTCGGCACGGGCAAGTGGGATTCCACGTGGGCGTGGCGATGCCCGTCTCTGTTGCAGGGTGTCTTCTCCCTTATTTGCATTCTGATTCTGCCTTTTGTTCCAGAATCTCCTCGATGGCTGATTCGCCAGGACCGATATGAGGATGCTCGGTTGGTCGTGGCGCAGACCAACGCCGATGGCAATTTGACCGATCCTGTTGCCATGACGGTCTATCAGGAGATCGTCGACACGCTGGagtgggagaagaagcaaggcCGGACGATGAGTCCCCTGGAGATTGTCCAGAACCCAgtggcgaggaagagggtTCTAATTGGCGGTTCTGCTGGGCCGTTTTCATGCATCGCCGGCAATATCATTGCGTCGTACTATCTGGGCAACGAGCTGAGCACCGCGGGAGTGACGAGCTCCGATGACCAGCTGAAAGCG AATGTGGTTTTGAACGTCTGGTGTTTGGCGTGCTGCCTCGCCGGCACACAGCTCGCAGCTTCGTGGGGACGCAAATCTACCGCCCTGCTATCGCAAGGGCTGCTGATTGCCTGTCTGTTCATAATTGGCGGTCTTTCGAAGATCTATGCCGACAACCCTGGTGGAGCGTCAAAGGGCCTCATCTACGGCGATGTCGCAGTCATGTTCTTGTTCCAAGGATTCTATTCCATTGCCTGGACGCCCTTGCTTACTCTTTATCCCCCCGAAGTTATGGACTACCCAACTCGGGCCAACGGCGTTGCGTTTTCGCAATTCACCCTCAATGGTTTGGC GATGTTGCTCGTTTTCGTCATGCCAATCGGTCTGGATAACATTGGTTGGAGACTGTACATGATTAACGGATCGTGGGACGTTATTACGTTTCTCCTCATT GCTGTATTTTGGGTCGAAACAAAAGGCAAGACTCTCGAAGAGATTGATGCTATTTTCGAGCGGGAGAGGCATTCATCCGCGCCTGGTGTAGAGGACGTGAGAAAAAGGAGAATAACTGTTGATGAGGTTCAGATGGAGAAGCAGTTGCAGCATCAGGATGTCCGAGTGCGTGAAACTCTTGGCCAGTGA
- the atnN_1 gene encoding Aspercryptin biosynthesis cluster-specific transcription regulator atnN: protein MAPKVRTGCKTCKIKCDEGRPACERCCKTGRICDGYDGPPATGVTTPSLTLTRIASSSGTTQEVRALRFFVERTAVQFGTFAPDDLWSSRVLQLAHSNTCIRHALVALSSYHERYWSHDVGGETPYGLRQYNLAITELVKSGADRPSYLHIQLVSCTIFICIEILRRNISNAMYLFKYGCRMIEGAMKQVRKGGYVGGATGISIEPIIRLVEAFFARISTQVFLAIGGDIDHKLADIISPMLKLRMVTMTPKPTLSSIQEARDSLLKLALQYRRDMTMAQSKALGIRFDAWTEAFDEFRRAVDRNSLNSTDKRALALLELHRRYLYINIAALNQPDREDPSMWDLWTDQFREMVEFATEAGGLDAADVPADNQPQFYMEVGILPALFFLSSKCRDPEVRRRAIDIMETNHIQEGIWNSKMAAKVAKRVIALEEGEFIVKSSTDIDGLARVRRVAVHAGPEVAYLNVGYELHCGWVQEELD from the exons ATGGCCCCCAAAGTACGAACTGGCTGCAAAACATGCAA GATCAAGTGCGACGAGGGACGCCCCGCGTGTGAAAGAT GCTGCAAGACTGGCCGCATCTGCGACGGATATGATGGTCCTCCGGCGACGGGCGTCACCACACCGTCTCTGACTCTGACTCGCATTGCTTCTTCATCCGGCACAACCCAAGAAGTCCGGGCATTGCGGTTTTTCGTAGAGCGCACTGCTGTACAATTCGGAACATTCGCACCAGACGACTTGTGGAGTAGCCGAGTCCTCCAACTGGCCCATTCTAACACCTGCATCCGACATGCTTTGGTTGCATTGTCATCATATCATGAGCGGTACTGGAGCCATGATGTGGGCGGTGAAACGCCATATGGCCTGCGTCAATACAATTTGGCGATTACCGAGCTTGTTAAATCCGGGGCTGACCGACCGTCATATCTCCATATTCAACTCGTTTCTTGCACGATATTTATCTGCATTGAG ATTCTCCGGAGGAATATAAGTAATGCCATGTATCTCTTCAAATACGGCTGCAGAATGATCGAGGGGGCTATGAAGCAGGTCAGAAAAGGCGGATACGTTGGCGGCGCTACGGGAATATCTATTGAGCCCATTATTAGGCTTGTGGAGGCTTTTTTTGCTCGTATATCGACTCAAGTCTTTCTC gctatcgGTGGTGATATTGATCACAAGCTTGCCGACATCATTTCGCCCATGCTAAAGCTTCGCATGGTAACTATGACACCTAAGCCAACACTGTCGTCAATTCAAGAGGCGCGGGATTCTTTGCTCAAGCTTGCCTTGCAATACAGACGCGATATGACGATGGCGCAATCCAAGGCTTTGGGCATCCGATTCGACGCTTGGACGGAGGCGTTTGATGAGTTTCGCAGGGCCGTTGACCGGAACAGCCTGAACTCAACGGACAAGCGGGCGCTTGCACTGTTAGAACTACACAGACGATACTTGTATATCAATATCGCGGCATTGAATCAACCCGACCGTGAAGATCCATCGATGTGGGATTTGTGGACAGATCAGTTCCGCGAAATGGTCGAATTTGCAACAGAGGCGGGCGGGCTTGATGCTGCAGATGTACCAGCCGATAACCAACCGCAATTTTATATGGAAGTTGGCATACTGCCAGCACTGTTCTTTTTAAGTTCCAAATGCCGAGACCCGGAAGTGCGACGACGGGCGATAGACATCATGGAGACCAACCACATTCAAGAAGGCATATGGAATAGCAAGATGGCGGCCAAGGTTGCTAAGAGAGTCATTGCCCTCGAGGAAGGCGAGTTTATCGTCAAGTCGAGCACCGACATCGACGGCCTAGCTCGAGTGCGTCGAGTAGCGGTCCATGCTGGTCCAGAAGTGGCTTATCTGAATGTGGGCTATGAACTGCACTGTGGTTGGGTACAAGAAGAGCTGGACTGA
- the bphA gene encoding Benzoate 4-monooxygenase yields the protein MALTEYVFSPSAALAIVGLILSSYIFDYFVTNGKLRGIPAPFGAQFSNLWLLMVCRRGDRFKTVDEYHAKLGKVVRIQPNHVSIADDAAIPTIYGHGNGFLKSEFYDAFVSIRRGLFNTRVRHEHTRKRKMVSHTFSTKSVVQFEPYIHENLDLFVRQLDKLVEQSSHRTQGGKPEAHLDALLWFNFLAFDVIGDLAFGAPFGMLEKGADVAEIKSSPDSPPIYAPAIEILNRRGEVSATLGCYPQLKPYASMLPDPFFSQGLKAVQNLAGIAIARVESRVENPPDVDRKDLLARLMEGKDDNGQPLGREELTAEALTQLIAGSDTTSNSSCALMNYLIRDPRVLQKLQAELDASIPKHVDVPTYDMVRDLQYLGWVIDEALRHHSTSGIGLPRQIPPESPGVVIQGYFFPSGTVLSVPTYTVHHSKDIWGEDADEYKPERWENVTTRQKNAFIPFSHGPRSCVGRNVAEMEMKLILATWARRYTVTLRQGPMETREGFLRKPLGLEVGLSRR from the exons ATGGCGCTGACAGAGTACGTGTTCTCGCCATCGGCCGCGCTGGCTATTGTTGGCTTGATATTGTCATCTTACATTTTCGACTACTTTGTGACGAATGGAAAGCTGCGCGGGATCCCAGCGCCGTTCGGCGCGCAGTTTTCGAATTTATGGCTATTGATGGTTTGCCGACGAGGAGATCGATTCAAGACCGTCGACGAGTACCATGCGAAGCTGGGCAAAGTAGTGCGCATACAACCGAACCATGTTAGTATCGCAGACGATGCAGCGATTCCTACCATCTATGGTCACGGTAATGGATTTTTGAAATC CGAGTTTTATGATGCTTTTGTGTCCATTCGCCGTGGCCTGTTCAACACACGAGTCAGGCACGAACACacccgaaagcgaaagaTGGTCTCTCACACCTTCTCTACCAAGTCTGTGGTTCAATTTGAGCCGTATATTCATGAGAACTTGGACTTGTTTGTGCGACAGCTTGACAAGCTGGTTGAGCAAAGCTCCCACAGGACACAGGGTGGGAAGCCGGAAGCACACCTTGATGCACTATTGTGGTTCAACTTTCTCGCTTTCGATGTTATCGGTGACTTGGCATTTGGCGCGCCGTTTGGAATGCTTGAAAAAGGGGCAGACGTCGCCGAGATTAAGTCATCGCCAGATAGCCCACCGATCTATGCCCCGGCTATCGAGATTCTGAACCGAAGAGGGGAAGTGAGCGCAACGCTGGGTTGCTATCCGCAACTCAAACCATACGCATCCATGCTTCCTGACCCGTTCTTCAGCCAGGGTCTGAAAGCTGTACAGAATCTCGCTGGGATTGCTATTGCTCGAGTCGAAAGCCGAGTTGAGAATCCTCCAGACGTGGACCGTAAGGATTTGCTTGCCCGGCTCATGGAAGGCAAAGACGACAATGGGCAACCTCTTGGTCGTGAAGAGTTGACTGCCGAAGCACTGACACAGCTGATTGCCGGAAGTGACACGACATCCAATTCCTCCTGCGCTCTTATGAACTACCTGATCCGCGACCCGCGTGTTTTACAGAAACTTCAAGCTGAGCTCGACGCCTCGATCCCCAAACATGTCGATGTTCCAACATATGACATGGTTCGTGATCTTCAGTATCTTGGATGGGTTATCGACGAAGCCTTGCGTCACCACAGTACGTCTGGCATTGGACTGCCGCGTCAAATTCCACCCGAGTCCCCCGGTGTTGTCATCCAGGGATATTTCTTCCCCAGTGGTACCGTTCTTAGCGTGCCCACCTACACCGTGCATCACTCCAAGGACATCTGGGGAGAAGATGCGGACGAGTATAAGCCTGAGAGATGGGAGAATGTCACAACCAGGCAAAAGAACGCCTTTATTCCTTTCAGCCACGGGCCGAGGTCTTGCGTGGGACGAAACGTGGCAgagatggagatgaagcTGATTTTGGCCACTTGGGCAAGACGCTACACGGTTACTCTCCGACAGGGACCAATGGAAACCAGAGAAGGATTTCTGAGGAAGCCTCTGGGCTTGGAGGTGGGCCTATCACGAAGGTAG
- the mlrC gene encoding Microcystinase C, with product MVRRPIIAIAGLACETSTFTPSRTLAPAFHPKRGDEIIQRYQFLHADQPLGQDAEWKGALIGHALPGGVVTRDAFETLAAEILHRLRDIAALHKLDGLWLDIHGAMVVEGIDDSEAELLRRIRRVTGAHVIVSASMDLHGNVSRDLAHMCDLITCYRMAPHEDAMETKERACRNLVGVLKSKPPGARPLKAWVPIPVLLPGEQTSTRTEPAKHIYAAVPEVEATEGVVDAAIWVGYAWADEPRNRAVVMVTGWDKHTVARGAERLARLFWDARAAFEFVAPTGSYAECLDAAVASPPSQRPYFISDSGDNPTAGGSGDVTWGLTRLLERPEFQDAGSGYTVIYASVPGPEAVAAAAEAGVGATVTVTAGGEVDSIHAPPLTMTGRVCAVKHGDRDAETEVVLQVGSVYAILTKLRKPYHKERDFTELGLRPRAADVVIVKIGYLEPELYDMAKGWMLALTPGGVDQDLERLGHHSIRRPMWPFDKAFEKDPDLEARWIPASNEPLEGPDE from the coding sequence ATGGTCCGTCGtcccatcatcgccatcgccggccTCGCCTGCGAAACATCAACCTTCACCCCATCACGGACTCTCGCCCCCGCATTTCACCCCAAACGAGGCGACGAAATCATCCAACGGTACCAGTTCCTCCACGCCGACCAGCCACTCGGCCAAGATGCAGAATGGAAAGGCGCCCTCATCGGCCACGCCCTCCCCGGCGGTGTCGTAACCCGCGACGCCTTCGAAACACTGGCCGCCGAGATCCTCCACCGGCTCCGGGACATTGCTGCCCTCCACAAACTCGACGGGCTGTGGCTCGACATCCACGGCGCCATGGTGGTAGAAGGCATCGACGACAGCGAAGCCGAGCTCCTCCGCCGGATTCGCCGCGTCACCGGCGCCCACGTCATCGTCTCGGCGTCAATGGACCTCCATGGGAACGTGTCCCGGGACCTCGCCCACATGTGCGACCTCATCACCTGCTACCGGATGGCCCCCCACGAAGACGCCATGGAGACAAAGGAGCGCGCGTGTAGGAACCTAGTCGGCGTCTTGAAGTCGAAACCTCCCGGTGCGCGGCCGCTCAAGGCCTGGGTTCCCATTCCCGTCCTCCTGCCCGGGGAGCAAACCTCCACGCGGACAGAACCCGCAAAGCACATCTACGCCGCCGTTCCAGAGGTAGAAGCAAccgagggcgtcgtcgacgcagCGATATGGGTCGGGTACGCCTGGGCAGATGAGCCGCGGAATcgtgccgtcgtcatggtcaCAGGCTGGGACAAGCACACCGTGGCCAGGGGAGCAGAGCGGCTGGCGAGACTATTCTGGGACGCCCGCGCTGCTTTTGAATTCGTCGCGCCCACAGGGTCCTACGCAGAGTGCCTCGATGCGGCAGTCGCATCTCCACCCTCGCAGAGGCCGTATTTCATTTCGGATTCGGGAGACAACCCCACGGCCGGGGGCTCCGGGGACGTAACCTGGGGCTTGACCCGGCTGCTGGAGCGCCCCGAGTTCCAGGACGCCGGCTCCGGGTATACCGTCATATACGCGAGCGTGCCGGGGCCagaggccgtggccgccgcggcagaGGCGGGCGTCGGCGCGACAGTCACGGtcacggccggcggcgaggtcgaCAGCATCCACGCGCCGCCGCTCACAATGACCGGCAGAGTCTGCGCCGTCAAGCATGGGGACCGGGATGCCGAGACCGAAGTTGTGCTGCAGGTGGGCTCCGTCTATGCTATTCTTACCAAGTTGCGGAAGCCGTATCACAAGGAACGAGACTTTACCGAGTTGGGCCTCAGGCCGAGGGCGGCAGATGTGGTGATTGTCAAGATTGGGTATCTGGAGCCAGAGCTATATGACATGGCCAAAGGCTGGATGCTGGCCTTGACTCCTGGTGGCGTCGATCAGGATCTGGAGAGGCTGGGTCATCATAGCATCCGGAGGCCCATGTGGCCGTTTGACAAGGCGTTTGAGAAGGACCCCGACTTGGAAGCAAGATGGATACCAGCTTCTAACGAGCCTTTGGAGGGGCCTGATGAGTAG